The following proteins are co-located in the Candidatus Methanogranum gryphiswaldense genome:
- a CDS encoding phenylacetate--CoA ligase, whose protein sequence is MPREELQKLQLSLLKKQVRTMYDSSEFFHNKMKEAGLTPDDIKDFDDFRKVPFMKKTDLRDNYPDKLFVKPYEEIVRVHVSSGTTGRPTIVGYTQKDLDDWSECLARGMIAFGMTKKDMLQNFHGYGLFTGGLGVHYGAERIGATVLPIGTGNTDRQIQMMHDLPVTVVAGTPSYMFHIADICESRNINIHQDTKVRLAIAGGEPWSESMRKKLQDRTGMKVHNCYGASEFYGPCFLECDQQCGSHVWADYCYIEILDKNGEICADGEEGDLVVTMLQKEAFPLIRYKIGDVTSLTWEKCACGRTHPRIGRISGRSDDMLVVRGINVFPSQIEAVVGEFKFLSPFYHITLTNANYMDDIVIEIEMEEKCLTDDMTELTSMTKQVESRLKDILNLKTNVKLVLPGALERFEGKAKHVTDKRNYD, encoded by the coding sequence AGCTTTCTCTACTTAAAAAACAGGTCCGCACGATGTACGATTCCTCTGAATTCTTTCACAATAAGATGAAAGAGGCCGGACTTACACCTGACGATATCAAAGATTTCGATGATTTCAGAAAAGTTCCCTTCATGAAAAAGACCGATCTGAGAGACAATTACCCAGACAAACTTTTTGTAAAACCCTACGAAGAGATCGTCAGGGTACATGTGTCATCAGGAACCACCGGACGTCCAACTATCGTAGGATACACACAGAAAGATCTGGATGATTGGTCCGAATGTCTCGCAAGAGGCATGATAGCATTCGGAATGACAAAAAAAGACATGCTGCAGAACTTTCACGGATATGGTCTTTTCACTGGAGGGCTAGGCGTTCATTACGGAGCGGAGCGCATAGGTGCCACCGTTTTGCCCATTGGTACAGGCAACACCGACAGACAGATACAGATGATGCATGACCTTCCTGTGACAGTTGTAGCAGGAACTCCTTCGTATATGTTCCACATAGCAGATATTTGTGAAAGCAGGAATATCAACATACATCAAGACACGAAGGTCAGATTGGCCATTGCAGGCGGCGAACCTTGGTCAGAGAGTATGAGAAAAAAGCTTCAGGACCGTACAGGCATGAAGGTCCATAATTGTTATGGGGCAAGCGAATTCTATGGGCCCTGTTTCCTTGAATGCGATCAACAGTGTGGGTCTCATGTATGGGCAGATTACTGCTACATAGAGATCCTTGACAAGAACGGCGAAATCTGCGCCGATGGAGAAGAAGGAGACCTGGTTGTCACAATGTTACAAAAAGAGGCCTTCCCGCTCATCAGGTACAAGATAGGAGATGTAACCTCCTTGACATGGGAAAAATGTGCATGTGGAAGGACACATCCCAGAATAGGAAGGATATCTGGAAGATCCGATGACATGCTAGTAGTAAGAGGCATCAATGTGTTTCCGTCTCAAATCGAGGCAGTTGTGGGTGAATTCAAGTTCCTCAGTCCATTCTATCATATAACACTGACAAATGCCAATTACATGGATGACATAGTCATAGAAATTGAGATGGAAGAAAAATGCCTTACAGATGATATGACAGAACTGACATCAATGACCAAACAGGTCGAATCGAGGCTAAAAGATATCCTTAATTTGAAGACGAACGTCAAACTCGTACTACCAGGAGCACTCGAGCGGTTCGAGGGTAAAGCGAAGCATGTCACAGATAAAAGAAATTATGATTGA
- a CDS encoding flavodoxin family protein: MKVIVFNGSPRKDGNTSALVDKIVKGFETCAEGPKIVTLFDKQIKGCSNCGCCSSNVVKGHCVIKDDMSELYAKFLDADLVIVASPIYMYQLTPCTLAFLNRLHALKPETRNDIKGKKMAIAVTLGDGSECADSAITGFVDFCEYFNLDYCGMVRIPFAKRDEILDGKYDDKISMFIGKMT; the protein is encoded by the coding sequence ATGAAGGTCATAGTTTTTAACGGTTCTCCGAGAAAAGATGGAAATACGTCTGCTCTCGTTGACAAAATAGTTAAGGGATTCGAGACTTGTGCTGAAGGTCCAAAGATCGTTACTCTGTTTGATAAACAGATCAAGGGATGTTCTAATTGCGGATGTTGCAGTTCAAATGTTGTCAAAGGTCATTGTGTCATAAAGGATGACATGTCGGAGTTGTATGCGAAATTCTTGGATGCAGATCTTGTGATCGTAGCAAGTCCGATATACATGTATCAATTGACGCCGTGCACCCTTGCATTTTTAAATCGTCTTCACGCATTAAAGCCTGAGACTCGCAATGATATAAAGGGTAAGAAAATGGCAATCGCGGTGACGCTCGGCGACGGATCTGAATGTGCCGATAGTGCTATCACAGGATTTGTCGATTTTTGTGAATATTTCAATTTGGATTATTGTGGTATGGTAAGGATCCCATTTGCAAAAAGAGATGAGATCCTTGATGGAAAATATGATGATAAGATCAGTATGTTCATCGGCAAAATGACCTGA
- a CDS encoding S-adenosylmethionine decarboxylase, translated as MSPFAGALISDEAAMKKYNEEKLWGLAVSIDLGECDHHKISSKEHITQFAIDLAKYIDMKRYGEPMVVFFGDSPKVQGYSLVQLIETSQISGHFAEDTDRAFIDVFSCKQFPPEKTAEFVKKYFGAKKMQYSVCFRDI; from the coding sequence ATGAGTCCCTTTGCAGGCGCCCTCATATCGGATGAGGCAGCAATGAAGAAATACAATGAAGAGAAACTTTGGGGCCTCGCGGTCAGTATTGACCTCGGCGAGTGTGACCACCACAAGATCTCTTCCAAAGAGCACATCACCCAGTTTGCCATAGATCTGGCCAAATACATAGACATGAAGAGATACGGAGAGCCGATGGTAGTTTTCTTCGGAGATTCACCAAAGGTCCAGGGATATTCCCTTGTCCAGTTGATAGAGACATCTCAGATCTCAGGGCACTTTGCAGAGGATACAGATAGAGCGTTCATCGATGTATTCTCCTGTAAGCAGTTCCCCCCGGAGAAGACCGCAGAGTTCGTGAAGAAATATTTCGGCGCGAAAAAGATGCAGTATTCAGTTTGCTTCAGAGACATCTGA
- a CDS encoding DUF362 domain-containing protein — MHKLAVGMGSKVYFTDMHTEFNDGLLEKLERLTVKAGLEEIDMERKFVAIKLHFGEYGNLSYLRPNYVKVIGDIVRKKGGTPFMTDCSTLYVGMRKNGVDHLRNAELNGFNSVTTGCQTLIGDGLKGTDDIEVLIKDGIYFKKAKIGRTVADADVIISLNHFKCHELTGVGGALKNLGMGCASKRGKMELHSSGKPTVDKVNCRGCKKCFTVCAQNAIELVNKLARISHDKCVGCGRCIAICPFDAIAVVNDDNSDLVNCKIVEYAKAVIDGKPNFHISMVTDVSPYCDCHSENDVPVIPNLGIFASADPVALDKACIEMAQKQPIMPGSKLDLACNGKKTSDIFVSTNPNTRWQSNFEHAEKIGMGNGDYEIIMVK, encoded by the coding sequence ATGCATAAGCTGGCGGTTGGTATGGGTTCCAAAGTATACTTTACTGATATGCATACAGAATTCAATGATGGCCTTCTCGAAAAATTAGAAAGACTAACAGTAAAAGCTGGTCTTGAAGAGATCGATATGGAAAGAAAATTCGTAGCGATCAAACTGCATTTCGGAGAATATGGTAATCTTTCATACCTAAGACCCAATTATGTGAAGGTCATTGGCGACATAGTGAGAAAAAAAGGCGGGACACCTTTCATGACCGATTGCAGTACACTCTATGTCGGAATGAGGAAAAACGGTGTGGACCATCTCAGAAATGCTGAACTTAACGGATTTAATTCTGTGACTACCGGTTGCCAGACGCTTATTGGCGACGGACTTAAAGGAACAGATGATATTGAGGTCCTGATCAAAGACGGAATATATTTCAAAAAAGCCAAGATAGGCCGTACTGTCGCTGACGCAGACGTTATAATTTCACTCAACCATTTCAAATGTCACGAACTTACCGGTGTTGGCGGTGCACTGAAGAATCTTGGTATGGGTTGTGCATCCAAGAGAGGGAAGATGGAACTCCACTCATCTGGAAAGCCTACTGTTGATAAAGTCAATTGCAGAGGATGCAAAAAATGTTTCACTGTATGCGCACAAAACGCTATAGAATTGGTAAACAAATTGGCAAGGATCTCCCATGACAAATGTGTCGGATGTGGGAGATGTATAGCAATATGTCCGTTTGATGCCATTGCTGTTGTTAATGACGATAATTCCGACCTTGTAAACTGCAAAATCGTAGAATATGCAAAAGCAGTAATAGATGGAAAACCGAACTTTCACATATCGATGGTGACGGATGTTTCCCCCTACTGTGACTGTCACTCTGAAAATGATGTACCTGTGATCCCTAACTTAGGAATATTTGCATCTGCAGACCCTGTTGCTTTAGATAAAGCATGCATTGAAATGGCACAAAAACAACCAATAATGCCAGGTAGTAAACTCGATCTTGCATGCAACGGTAAGAAGACGAGCGACATATTCGTTTCAACCAATCCTAACACGCGCTGGCAATCAAACTTTGAGCATGCCGAAAAGATTGGAATGGGAAATGGGGATTACGAGATCATAATGGTGAAATGA
- a CDS encoding sel1 repeat family protein, producing the protein MSVPQNVIDKANTGDINSCFELGQMYALGKDTNVDEMEAFKWYMKAATLGHTLSEYVIGLCYEKGIAVKKDTHEAIIWYSKAALKANEDASSALERLLEDSSVPTDKRLFNYYKKKAEDGCPSSKYMLGLFYNSGIGTDFDAGKAFKMFSESSDMGNMDALCMKGLCILRGTGTDRDRTKGASILVEAADKGSINAKCELGRCYEHGIGVERDPKAAFDIYARMADIGISIGQYNLGRCYMDGISVLIDPIYSHSWYSVAFNNGCVHGELGMARCYMGGIGVERDKKKGLELLQSASEKGCTDAMVMLAQLYSKGKAVKMDAKLSAELFKKAADLGDPYAEFITGENYLNGNGMRTNPTKAAYYYERAAEHGHSVSCHMIGNMYLSGNGVEKNEAKGFAWCSRSMEDGYNKSQFVIAECYARGKGVKKDLKKAFEIHSILGDKGYAKSQLFVANCFMEGIAIDKNEKKAFEWYMKGAENENVICQYFVGYCYANGIGTKADEQKAIIWYTRAAERGHTVSKEIIENYTGKKVIIKGDGTPFESYLFSAENGDPESMFIIARYYEEGINTEKNLQEAKKWYNKAASLGHFGSKKALLRIRTTKAGSNP; encoded by the coding sequence ATGTCGGTTCCGCAGAATGTCATCGATAAAGCCAATACCGGTGACATCAACTCATGCTTCGAGTTGGGTCAGATGTACGCCTTAGGTAAGGACACAAATGTCGATGAAATGGAAGCCTTCAAATGGTACATGAAGGCCGCGACCCTTGGACACACCCTATCTGAATATGTTATAGGCCTATGTTATGAAAAGGGCATTGCGGTCAAAAAAGATACACATGAAGCCATAATATGGTATTCTAAAGCTGCCTTGAAAGCAAATGAGGATGCGTCCTCTGCACTTGAAAGACTACTTGAAGATTCCTCTGTTCCTACGGATAAAAGACTATTCAATTATTATAAGAAAAAGGCCGAAGACGGCTGCCCCAGTTCAAAATACATGCTAGGCCTTTTCTATAACAGTGGCATCGGTACGGATTTCGATGCTGGAAAAGCATTCAAGATGTTCTCTGAATCCTCAGATATGGGGAATATGGATGCTCTCTGTATGAAAGGACTTTGTATATTGAGGGGGACAGGTACCGACCGTGACAGAACAAAGGGAGCTAGCATACTTGTCGAAGCAGCTGACAAAGGTTCTATCAATGCAAAATGCGAACTCGGCAGATGCTATGAACATGGGATCGGTGTTGAAAGAGATCCCAAGGCCGCATTCGATATTTATGCCAGGATGGCTGACATCGGCATCTCTATCGGACAGTATAATCTTGGCAGATGTTACATGGACGGCATATCTGTTCTAATTGACCCGATATATTCACACAGCTGGTATTCAGTAGCATTCAACAATGGATGCGTTCATGGTGAACTTGGCATGGCCAGATGTTACATGGGCGGTATCGGTGTTGAAAGAGACAAGAAAAAAGGATTAGAGCTTCTCCAATCTGCATCTGAAAAAGGATGCACAGATGCCATGGTCATGCTTGCTCAACTTTATTCCAAAGGAAAAGCGGTGAAAATGGATGCAAAACTTTCTGCAGAGTTATTCAAAAAAGCGGCAGACCTAGGGGACCCCTATGCAGAATTCATAACCGGAGAAAATTACCTTAATGGGAATGGTATGAGAACCAACCCCACCAAAGCAGCATACTACTATGAAAGAGCGGCAGAACACGGACATTCTGTATCCTGCCATATGATAGGTAACATGTATCTATCAGGCAACGGCGTGGAAAAGAATGAGGCAAAAGGATTTGCATGGTGCAGCAGATCGATGGAAGACGGATACAATAAATCGCAATTTGTGATCGCTGAATGCTATGCCAGAGGTAAAGGCGTTAAAAAAGATTTGAAGAAGGCCTTCGAGATACATTCCATCCTAGGAGACAAAGGCTATGCAAAATCACAACTTTTTGTGGCAAATTGTTTTATGGAAGGCATAGCGATTGATAAAAATGAGAAAAAAGCGTTCGAATGGTACATGAAAGGCGCCGAAAATGAGAACGTCATCTGTCAATATTTTGTAGGATACTGCTACGCTAACGGCATCGGTACGAAAGCCGATGAACAAAAAGCGATCATATGGTACACAAGAGCTGCTGAAAGAGGGCACACTGTATCCAAAGAGATCATAGAGAATTATACTGGAAAGAAAGTAATAATAAAGGGAGACGGCACACCGTTCGAATCCTACCTGTTCTCGGCAGAGAATGGAGACCCTGAATCCATGTTCATAATAGCAAGATATTATGAAGAAGGCATAAACACCGAAAAGAACTTGCAGGAAGCAAAAAAATGGTACAACAAAGCTGCTTCGCTCGGACACTTCGGCTCTAAAAAAGCACTACTGCGCATAAGAACTACAAAAGCAGGAAGTAATCCTTGA
- the thpR gene encoding RNA 2',3'-cyclic phosphodiesterase, whose protein sequence is MNVRTFISLPVPANENIVQLLNELKCSKNIKVASENNIHMTLCFIGDIDEEKIEIVKECVNRSVIGINSSSIELKGLGAFPNITDPKIIWVGLRSDIPLKKISDSIGRELDAVNIEHDHKPFKPHITLGRISGHSDISITLKKYADMPFGAIYCDRVLIMKSELLPSGARYTILDSIKLQ, encoded by the coding sequence ATGAACGTGAGGACATTCATCTCCTTACCTGTACCTGCGAACGAAAATATCGTCCAGCTTTTGAATGAACTGAAATGTTCAAAGAACATTAAGGTCGCATCAGAAAATAATATACACATGACACTTTGTTTCATAGGCGATATCGATGAAGAGAAGATCGAAATCGTAAAAGAATGTGTCAATCGGTCTGTTATTGGAATAAACAGTTCCTCTATTGAACTTAAAGGATTGGGTGCATTTCCAAACATCACGGATCCAAAGATCATATGGGTTGGTCTGAGGTCGGATATTCCATTGAAAAAGATATCGGATTCAATAGGAAGAGAATTGGATGCCGTTAATATAGAACATGATCACAAACCTTTCAAACCACATATCACCCTAGGAAGGATATCTGGGCATTCAGATATTTCGATAACACTAAAAAAATATGCAGATATGCCATTTGGTGCCATATATTGTGACCGTGTCTTGATAATGAAAAGCGAACTCCTTCCATCCGGCGCAAGATACACAATATTGGATTCGATAAAATTACAGTAA
- a CDS encoding carboxypeptidase-like regulatory domain-containing protein has translation MRKIKNLTKLNNDKRGSIEGLPLQLMIVILIATMGTAILMGWMSNIDTPNSIGSVDIVSNDINLNGSNYTESGHVEIYVTDQDGNPLNGATVVLSGLGVCDKEGSTAYGTTDAQGHIAFDDLKITMRGSNIGFITVNVSMSDYGEDNSARVAVIA, from the coding sequence ATGAGAAAAATAAAAAATCTCACCAAATTGAACAATGACAAAAGAGGAAGTATTGAAGGATTACCGCTCCAATTGATGATCGTGATACTCATTGCAACAATGGGCACTGCGATACTGATGGGATGGATGAGCAATATCGACACTCCGAATTCCATTGGTTCTGTGGACATAGTCTCAAATGATATCAATCTGAATGGAAGTAATTACACAGAAAGCGGTCATGTCGAAATATACGTAACAGACCAGGACGGAAATCCTCTAAATGGAGCAACCGTCGTCCTTTCTGGCCTTGGAGTTTGCGACAAAGAAGGCAGTACTGCGTACGGTACCACGGATGCGCAGGGACATATCGCATTCGATGATCTCAAAATAACCATGAGAGGTTCGAACATCGGTTTCATTACTGTCAATGTGTCAATGTCGGATTACGGTGAAGATAATTCTGCTAGAGTAGCGGTGATCGCATGA
- a CDS encoding cysteine desulfurase, whose amino-acid sequence MSMPDVRNDFPTMRKGKGVYLDSACQSLRPDSVIDAVMEYYTEYPTCGGRSVHSMATAVSVRIDETRERLASFFGTEDPDCYVFTRNCTEGINTVAYGLGLKSGDAVVTLDTEHNSNSVPWIMLADTIGIRRRISTSDDDGEFDINSYTEQMCHDVKLVSIQHCSNVTGCVVPVKEIVDIAHDYGAMVLIDGSQAAPHFKVDLKRLDVDFYSMSIHKMLGPSGMGVLYGKRESLEKVRPLFFGGGAVGRTTYDHVDLAPMPDRFEAGLQDYAGIFGTNAALEYLHKVGFDNIVSHEKMLMRAIFDGLKDVNGIQIVGPTDPKRRCGTFSFNIDGLISHDVAMMLDNIDGIMIRSGMHCAHPFFESRGIKGSARASTYLYNNEEDISRFVVAVKKIAEQFGNH is encoded by the coding sequence ATGAGCATGCCCGATGTCCGTAATGATTTTCCTACGATGAGGAAAGGCAAGGGGGTTTATCTGGACAGTGCTTGTCAGTCCCTTAGGCCTGACAGCGTGATAGACGCGGTCATGGAATATTATACCGAATATCCGACATGTGGCGGACGCAGCGTCCATAGTATGGCAACCGCTGTGTCGGTAAGGATCGATGAGACCAGGGAAAGATTGGCATCTTTCTTCGGTACAGAGGACCCGGATTGTTATGTTTTCACCAGGAACTGTACGGAAGGCATCAATACTGTGGCCTATGGTCTGGGATTGAAAAGTGGTGACGCAGTAGTAACACTGGATACGGAACACAATTCGAACAGTGTTCCATGGATCATGCTGGCGGACACGATCGGCATAAGGAGACGGATATCGACATCCGATGATGACGGTGAATTCGATATTAACTCTTACACTGAACAGATGTGTCATGATGTCAAACTTGTATCGATCCAGCATTGCAGTAATGTTACTGGCTGTGTCGTTCCTGTCAAAGAGATCGTCGATATAGCTCATGATTACGGAGCAATGGTCCTTATTGACGGTTCACAGGCCGCTCCGCATTTTAAAGTAGATCTCAAAAGACTGGATGTGGATTTTTACTCAATGTCCATCCATAAGATGCTGGGGCCTTCTGGTATGGGAGTACTGTACGGTAAAAGAGAGAGTCTTGAAAAAGTACGTCCTCTTTTCTTCGGCGGGGGCGCGGTAGGACGCACCACATACGATCATGTGGATCTGGCACCTATGCCGGATAGATTCGAGGCAGGACTCCAGGATTATGCAGGAATATTTGGTACCAATGCCGCATTGGAATATTTACATAAAGTAGGTTTTGATAATATCGTTTCTCACGAGAAGATGCTGATGCGGGCGATATTCGATGGACTCAAGGACGTCAACGGCATACAAATTGTCGGTCCGACGGATCCAAAGAGGAGATGTGGGACATTCTCATTCAATATCGATGGGTTGATATCTCATGATGTTGCCATGATGCTGGATAATATTGACGGCATAATGATAAGATCCGGTATGCACTGCGCACATCCCTTCTTCGAGTCTCGTGGAATAAAAGGGAGTGCACGTGCATCCACCTACCTTTACAACAATGAAGAGGACATCTCCAGATTCGTCGTTGCGGTCAAAAAGATCGCAGAGCAGTTCGGTAATCATTGA
- a CDS encoding dihydroorotate dehydrogenase, with translation MPWKYFNQVCYTRVVMTLETSIGKVKLRRPGMVASGIMDETGPSMVRMIASGAGAVVTKSIGLEPKAGHPNPCFTEIKSGFVNAMGLPNPGIELFKEEMEIAIKAGPIIGSIYGANAEEFAKLAGKMEDYGAVAVELNLSCPHAKGYGMELGTDPVIVKTIVSAVKNAVSIPVWSKLTPNTQSIANIGVAVQDAGGDAVVAINTLKAMVISPEMRRPVLSNKFGGLSGPAVRAVGVRAVYDLYAVLDIPIIGVGGIYDAHDALQYIMAGASGFQIGSAIAKNGPNVFETINKNLERFMIDYDYRSINDMVGVANE, from the coding sequence ATGCCTTGGAAGTATTTTAATCAAGTATGTTATACTAGGGTCGTTATGACACTTGAGACCTCCATAGGAAAAGTGAAATTGAGAAGACCTGGAATGGTCGCATCAGGCATCATGGATGAAACGGGACCATCGATGGTACGCATGATAGCATCGGGAGCAGGGGCCGTGGTGACCAAATCCATAGGTTTAGAACCAAAGGCCGGACATCCCAATCCCTGTTTCACGGAGATCAAGAGTGGATTCGTCAATGCGATGGGTCTGCCCAATCCAGGCATTGAACTTTTCAAGGAAGAGATGGAAATCGCCATCAAAGCAGGACCTATAATAGGCTCCATATACGGAGCAAATGCTGAAGAATTCGCAAAATTAGCTGGAAAAATGGAAGATTACGGCGCTGTGGCTGTAGAATTGAATCTGTCCTGCCCCCATGCAAAAGGATATGGGATGGAGCTTGGAACAGATCCGGTCATTGTTAAGACAATTGTCAGTGCCGTCAAAAATGCCGTAAGCATACCTGTGTGGTCCAAACTCACACCGAACACGCAATCCATCGCTAATATCGGTGTCGCCGTTCAGGATGCAGGCGGAGATGCCGTTGTGGCGATCAATACCCTGAAAGCGATGGTCATATCTCCCGAAATGAGAAGGCCTGTCCTCAGCAACAAGTTCGGAGGATTGTCTGGACCTGCAGTAAGGGCTGTAGGAGTTAGGGCTGTATACGATCTATACGCAGTGTTGGATATACCTATCATAGGGGTCGGAGGGATCTATGATGCCCATGATGCATTACAATACATAATGGCGGGTGCTAGCGGATTCCAGATCGGAAGCGCGATCGCGAAGAACGGTCCAAATGTTTTTGAAACAATTAACAAAAACCTGGAAAGATTCATGATAGATTATGATTACAGATCGATTAACGATATGGTAGGTGTTGCCAATGAGTAA
- a CDS encoding dihydroorotate dehydrogenase electron transfer subunit, whose translation MSNYAKIIGINIESYDTKTLEFQWDEKAQPGQFAMVWVPGMEEIPMSLSKTGRIKSITVKGIGDSTRRLHELSIGDTLRLRGPYGNGYDLRKGKKYLIVGGGVGVASIIPAVKETGADTIIGARTDKDIIMDDIAHKYTTNTWVSTDDGSRGFHGNAVQLMKEKCKENHYDCVIACGPEIMLYFLYKACEELGIDCQLSLERHMKCGSGVCGCCVIDDQRVCKDGPVFTMEQISKMKDFGICKRDECGRIVKFR comes from the coding sequence ATGAGTAATTATGCCAAGATTATTGGAATTAATATCGAGTCATACGATACAAAAACACTGGAATTCCAATGGGACGAGAAAGCCCAACCTGGGCAATTCGCAATGGTCTGGGTACCTGGAATGGAAGAAATCCCAATGTCCCTTTCAAAGACTGGCAGGATAAAAAGCATAACCGTAAAAGGAATCGGAGATTCCACAAGAAGATTGCACGAACTTTCCATCGGAGATACTTTACGGCTAAGAGGACCTTACGGTAATGGTTACGACCTGAGAAAGGGGAAAAAATATCTGATCGTCGGAGGAGGTGTAGGAGTTGCCTCCATAATACCTGCAGTCAAAGAAACAGGTGCAGACACGATAATCGGAGCACGTACTGACAAAGATATCATAATGGACGATATCGCTCACAAATACACAACCAATACGTGGGTCTCCACAGATGACGGAAGCAGAGGGTTCCATGGCAATGCCGTTCAACTTATGAAAGAGAAATGCAAGGAGAATCACTACGACTGCGTGATAGCATGCGGTCCGGAGATCATGCTGTATTTCCTGTACAAGGCATGCGAGGAATTAGGGATCGATTGCCAACTCTCTCTAGAAAGACATATGAAGTGCGGTTCCGGAGTCTGCGGATGCTGCGTCATCGATGACCAACGTGTTTGCAAGGACGGCCCGGTATTCACAATGGAACAAATCTCGAAAATGAAAGATTTTGG